One window of Vanessa cardui chromosome 5, ilVanCard2.1, whole genome shotgun sequence genomic DNA carries:
- the LOC124529651 gene encoding protein singed, producing the protein MNGLNGHSNGEVNGAGDIITQNQQRGWWTIGLINSRYRYLTAETFGFKINANGTSLKKKQIWTLEPATGSAIDSMIFLRSHLGKYLAVDSFGNVTCESEEKEAGSKFQISVSEDGTGRWALRNVERGYFLGSSSDKLTCTAKVPGDAELWHVHLAARPQVNLRSIGRKRFAHLSESLDEIHVDANVPWGEDTLFTLEFRADEGGKYALHTCNNKYLSAAGKLLDTCTAECLFSAEYHTGALALRDAAGAYLAPIGSKAVLKTRSTAVTRDELFSLEDSLPQAAFIAALNEKYVSVKQGVDVTANQDEISSHETFQLEFDWATRRWYIRTMQDRYWTLETGGGIQASGDNKSSNALFELEWQGDGAVAFRANNGKYLMTKRSGHLYANSDTIDDNCKYYFYLINRPILVLKCEQGFVGPKGVKLECNKANYETIQVIRGPKGAVYFKGQNGKYWHADSESVSCDSDAPQPFHLELREPTRLAIRAQHSYLAAAKNGNFRLAGADLAHATHWEY; encoded by the exons ATGAACGGTCTGAATGGACATAGCAACGGAGAAGTCAACGGAGCCGGTGACATCATCACCCAGAACCAGCAGCGCGGCTGGTGGACCATCGGTCTGATCAACTCGCGGTACCGGTACCTCACAGCCGAGACCTTCGGATTCAAGATCAACGCAAACGGAACTAGCCTTAAGAAGAAACAGATATGGACTTTGGAGCCAGCTACCGGAAGCGCCATTGATA GTATGATCTTCCTCCGGTCGCATTTAGGCAAGTACCTCGCCGTGGACTCGTTCGGCAACGTCACTTGCGAGTCTGAAGAGAAGGAGGCTGGAAGCAAATTTCAGATCAG CGTGTCCGAAGATGGCACCGGTCGGTGGGCGCTCCGCAACGTCGAACGCGGCTACTTCCTCGGCTCCAGCTCCGACAAGCTCACCTGCACCGCTAAGGTCCCCGGCGACGCCGAGCTTTGGCACGTGCACCTGGCTGCAAGGCCACAG GTGAACCTCCGCTCGATCGGGCGCAAGCGCTTCGCCCACCTGTCCGAGTCCCTGGACGAGATCCACGTGGACGCCAACGTGCCCTGGGGCGAGGACACGCTCTTCACCCTCGAGTTCAGGGCGGACGAGGGCGGCAAGTACGCGCTGCACACTTGCAACAACAAGTACCTCAGCGCCGCTGGAAAG CTGCTGGACACGTGCACGGCGGAGTGCCTGTTCAGCGCGGAGTACCACACGGGCGCGCTGGCGCTGCGCGACGCGGCGGGCGCGTACCTGGCGCCCATCGGCTCCAAGGCCGTGCTCAAGACGCGCTCCACCGCCGTCACGCGCGACGAGCTCTTCTCGCTCGAGGACAGCCTGCCGCAGGCCGCCTTCATCGCCGCGCTCAACGAGAAGTACGTCTCCGTTAAACAGG GTGTAGACGTGACAGCCAACCAGGATGAGATCTCATCCCACGAGACCTTCCAGCTGGAGTTCGACTGGGCGACCAGACGCTGGTACATCCGCACCATGCAGGACCGGTACTGGACCCTCGAGACCGGCGGCGGCATTCAGGCCAGCGGGGATAACAA ATCATCAAACGCGCTGTTCGAGCTGGAGTGGCAAGGAGACGGCGCGGTCGCCTTCCGCGCCAACAATGGCAAATACCTGATGACCAAACGGTCGGGACACCTCTACGCCAACTCCGACACCATCGACGACAACTGCAAATACTACTTCTATCTCATTAACAG gCCAATCCTCGTGCTGAAGTGCGAGCAAGGGTTCGTCGGACCGAAGGGCGTCAAGCTCGAGTGCAACAAGGCCAACTACGAGACCATCCAGGTCATCCGCGGGCCAAAGGGAGCTGTCTACTTCAAAG GTCAGAACGGCAAGTACTGGCACGCGGACAGCGAGAGCGTGTCGTGCGACAGCGACGCGCCGCAGCCCTTCCACCTCGAGCTGCGCGAGCCCACGCGCCTCGCCATCCGCGCGCAGCACAGCTACCTCGCCGCCGCCAAGAACGGCAACTTCCGCCTCGCCGGCGCCGACCTCGCGCACGCCACGCACTGGGAGTACTAG